A stretch of DNA from Rhodoluna sp. KAS3:
GGGCCTTGACCAAACGGCCAACTCGGAGCGTAGTCTTGCTAGAAATCTGTGTCCACCACGTCTACGCGGACTTTTTTACCGTCGGCTAGGGCGTTCACTAGCGTGCGGAGCGCTTTGGCGGTGCGGCCGTTGCGCCCGATCACACGACCCAGATCATCTGGGTGCACGTGAACCTCAAGCAAGTCTCCTCGCGAGGTTGATCGTGCAGTCACGGTTGCATCGTCTGGATTGTCAACGATGCCTTTGACTAGGTGTTCGAGCGCAGCGGCTAGCACTTATTAAGCCTCTTCGTTTACAGCAGCTTCTTCAGCAGCAGGAGCCTCAACGGCCTCGTCTGCTGCGTCTGCAACTGCATCTTCGATTGACTGGACTGCTTCTTCAGCTGCGTCAGCAGCCTCTGCGATTACGTCCTCAGCTGCGGCCTCAGCTGCTGGAGCTGCTTCCTCAACTGGTGCAACCTTGATCTCAGCCTTTGGGCGAAGAACGGTCTTCTTGGCACCGTCAACGATGAACTCAGCCTTTGGAGCCTTGGTCTGAACGGTGTTCTTTGCTGACTTGTCGCCCTGTGAAGCCTGTAGGTCACCGGTGAGCTTTAGTAGCACTGCTACCTGCTCAGTTGGCTGTGCGCCAACGCTTAGCCAGTACTGAGCGCGCTCAGAGTTGACCTCGATAAGTGATGGGTTCTCGGTCGGAATGTAACGACCAATTTCTTCGATGGCACGACCGTCACGCTTGGTGCGTGAGTCTGCTACAACGATGCGGTAGTGCGGCGCGCGGATTTTACCCATGCGCTTCAAGCGGATTTTTACAGCCACGATTGCTCCTGATTTTCGTAATGGTGCGAACGTTCAACCGTGAGCGTGGGGGCACACTCGGTGAAAAAGCTCTAGGGGTTGTCGTAATCGTTTGGTTAGAGGGTCAAACGGCGACAACCGCTCTATTCTGCCAGAAATTCGCCTCTGGCGCTAGTTTCTCGGGCTAGTTTCCCAATCCAAATGCAGAACCGGCAGAACCCGTTGCATCTGAACCAGGTTTATTGCCCGCCAGACGCGCCGCCTCCTCAGCCGCGCGCTTGGCTGGGTTTCCAGACTTTGAACCTTTTTTCTTGTCCTTTGCCTTTGACTTCCCGCCACCAAACGAGCCCATGCCCGGCATCTGCGGCATACCCGGCATCTGCGG
This window harbors:
- a CDS encoding RNA-binding protein, with product MLAAALEHLVKGIVDNPDDATVTARSTSRGDLLEVHVHPDDLGRVIGRNGRTAKALRTLVNALADGKKVRVDVVDTDF
- the rpsP gene encoding 30S ribosomal protein S16, with the protein product MAVKIRLKRMGKIRAPHYRIVVADSRTKRDGRAIEEIGRYIPTENPSLIEVNSERAQYWLSVGAQPTEQVAVLLKLTGDLQASQGDKSAKNTVQTKAPKAEFIVDGAKKTVLRPKAEIKVAPVEEAAPAAEAAAEDVIAEAADAAEEAVQSIEDAVADAADEAVEAPAAEEAAVNEEA